Within the Amaranthus tricolor cultivar Red isolate AtriRed21 chromosome 15, ASM2621246v1, whole genome shotgun sequence genome, the region ACCTTATGATTGGGAAAGGTTTGATTTACTTGTTCTGCCTCCCAGCTTTCCATATGGGGGAATGGAGAACCCGAGGATGGTATTTCTGACACCTACAGTCATAAAAGGGGATGCAACTGGAGCACAAGTGGTGGCTCATGAACTTGCTCATAGTTGGACCGGCAATCTAGTTACAAACAAGAATAATGAACACTTTTGGTTAAATGAGGTATGCTGTTGACATTATAAGTGAAGTGCatcacatttatttttattttttttggtcaaACTTGCATTTTATTGTTGTGTTTCATCTGTTTGGAGGTTAGTGTATCTTCTTTGAGGTCTAAACTCATCTATATTTCCTGTTTCTAATTCTTTTAATTGGATTTTTATCACATAATACTTCATATAGATTAATTTCTCTTGGAGTCTTGGTAGATTCAATTCTTTTAAGTGTTTGTGTTTATTTCTCATTGATTATGAATTCTTATGGTCATTATTGACTTAGTCAAAGTTGATTTTTTTGGGATAATTTTGAGAGCTTTATGATGTACGATTCAAAACTTTATCTCATTACTTGGAGATTGCAAAAATTTGAAGTATAAGTTTGCAAGGTCAATTTCTTTTACTTTAAGATAAAACAAAAGtggtttaatactaataaattcaattcaatttactAATAAGAAGTACCATTTAGTTTAGTTCTAAAATTCCAGTTCAACAATATTAAGTTCAAGtcaaaaaatataacatataaaatgttaaaaaataccCTAAAGTAACTGACATTCCCctaaaataccaaaaaaaaattcattatatatCCCTTCTTCTAGACTTACTTGctttctactttttttttttcttttttttttgtgtatttttttgtGAAAGGATCTCATTATCTTATCCTAATGAAAGGGTTTGTGTTAAATTTTGGTTGGTCCAACCATACTCAAAACCAAGCCTTATTCTTTTAGTCGATTCAGATTCAGTCATAATTCCATAAGGTGGACCATTATCCAAATCAATAGGCCTTTGTGGATTTATTGTTCAAAACGGGTCCGTTAACACTAGttgttcattttaatttttctattggTTGTTGGAGTAAAGTGTCGCTTATCATGCTCTTCCTCTTTATTAAGCAAAAGTTGGACCAAATTCAACCTGGACTTGTAAGGTCCAAAGATATTAGTTAAGGGGTTACAATAATATTCAGGATGGGCACTATTCACCTTCACTTTGTTGAGAtggttttttgaatttaaaaagtTGTTTCCAATAATACATGAGCTCATTAATTTCAGCACTCTTGGCTAAACAATTGAACCCATCCTCTATATTCTTCTCTATCTGAGTTGTAAGTACCTTCACCATCAGTCCAACAACTTCTCATTTCCTTAATGTTGACCTGTTGTCCTTCCAATACAACTTGCTCGATTCTTTTCAAACCCATCAATATCTCTCCATACTTCCTTGCTTTTAACAAACTAACTTATGATTCACCATTCATTTGCAACTTCTCATCTCCTCACAATCCAAATTCCAAACCCAACCTATTCTCATCACTGAACCAACCTTTATCCTCTCTCCAATCACTAAATCACTACCTTAGCCCAAGTTTTGGCTTCCTCAGATGCGTCATTGATGTCCTTGGTGATTTTGTTTCTCTCGTCGTCTTAGTGAAAAATTAAGGTTGCATCGTATTGGTCGGtcacgttgtaaaggtttttgaatTTACTGAATGAGTATTAAGATACTATTAATAAGGAAGGTGTTCCATTGATACCCAAATTTTTATTAGAGTTTGAATggttttaaaatattgttattttcctttatattgtttgaagatttttttcttgttcttaaATCATGTTTATGAATGGGAACTTACTGTTGTTGGGATTTAGACATTGGCATTGTGATTGCTATAATGATTTGGTGAAGTGTGGACACTTAACATTATAAGACTATTCTATAGGTGCTTAGTTCACTATTACTTCATAAATGTAGTAAATTAAAGAAATGGCTTGAAAGCAGTCAAGGGAATTTGAGAGACTTCATAAATGTTGTATACTTGTTGGTTGTAAGTTGCAAGTAGATTTGGTTGAATTAAAAGCCTGTTTTATTTGAATGCTTGTAGTCTTGCAATCCACTAATAATTGCCCAAAATCTAATTATATCTAAATAGTTTAAGACTGCTTTGATGTGAGGGCCCATGCAGAATAGCTTTGATGAAAAGAGCATAGGTCAAATACAACAGTGCCAAAGCCATAATCCCAACTCTCAAGTATTTGATAAGTTCTAGTTAACACATCTAGGTATCATGCTACaaataagtttaattgaatAGTTTGATacttgaaattgacattttcaaaaaataggtGGTCTAGCTCTAAAGATTGTTACCTCTTATATTTTGAATGGTTTCTTTTCTCCTCTATATTGGTCGTTTTTTCTTTGGACTAGTTAAATTTATAAGAATATTTCCAAGGAGTGCTGTATTTATTAGTGTATCTGAAACCTTTTATGCACTTGTATATTGTTGTACTAGTACTAGACTCTGATTCTCAACATGATTTAGTTCTTCACTTTGTTGGAATTGGTTACCTTACTTCCTTCATGTGAGCAGGGAATATATTTAGTAGGAGTGGGGATTAGTGCATCATTGAATAACCTAGAATCTAGATTACCTTGAAAACAATTCATCTAAACCGAGTGATGTCACTTTCGACTTTAGCTATTGGCAATTAGACAATGGGTCTCCTGCATGTGTAGCTTGTAAGCTTGGTTTATCTCTGTTGATAATTTTGGTCTTGAATGTCTCGGTATTATTCTGCTGAACTTTTGAACAACATGAAGAACTTATAAGCTTCCATATGTGTGATTTTCAGGGTTTCACAACGTATGCAGAAAGGAGAATTGTTGAAGTTGTTCAAGGGGAGGACATAGCTGCTTTAAATATTGGTATTGGATGGAAGGGCTTAAATGATGAGATGGAAAGATTTAAAGATAACATGGAATTTACAAAGCTTAAAACAAACCAGGAAGGGGTTGATCCAGATGATGTATATTCACAGGTTCCATATGAGAAAGGATTTCAGTTCTTATTGCGCATTGAGCGACAGGTGTGTCTGGctaaaatttgaataaatataTTACAAAGCTatctacaggtacatagtttatTGACCTTTCTGTCATTTTCTTCTATTTGATTTTGCAGATTGGCAGACCTGCATTTGACGAGTTCCTTAAGAAGTATATTTCCACCTTCAAGTTTCAGTCAATTGATACTGATACCTTCCTGGATTTCCTAAAAGCTAATGTCCCTGGCATAGAAAAAGAGATCAATTTAGAGCTTTGGACCGAGGGTACAGGAATTCCGCCAGATGCTCATGAACCAGTATCTAGTATTTATACTAAGATTGTATCGCTTGCAAATGAGTTCAAAAATGGGCAGATGCCTAAGGATGAAGACGTTGCTGATTGGGGAGGGCAGGAATGGGAGCTGTACTTGGAAAATCTGCCTAAATCTATTCAAGCTTATCAGGTGACATTTTCTCTTATTATCAAGTATTTCGTTGTCTTTCAGTTGATCTACTTATTGCTAAAATTTGATCCTCTTGCTAAAGCTATTCCATGCTTATATCACTAGTTGattttatttgctatatatttcaAGCTTTTGATGACATACCTTTTGAATTCTTGTTGCTTCACACTAGTATACTTATAGAAATCTATTGATTATTTGAGGGTTTTGCTTTATTCCATGAGCTTGCGGAGCTACCTTTATTTTTTGGAGTAAGAACTGTGAATAAAAAGTATGCTTAGACGTCGTTTGGTTGGCATTGAACTTAAATTCCCATGGGAATCCATTCATGGGAAGTTACTTCCCATGTCAAGTTCCTTGAAATTGAACTATATTGTTTAGTTGACCATAAGAATTTATAATTGACACAATATTTTACAATTACCCTGGGGGATATGGTTATTAAGTTTCAACACATAAGAATTTCGCTTCCTTGAAATTGCTATTTCCCATGTTCTTTAAGTTTTTAGTCAACCAAACAAACTCATTAGGATATTTCTTAGAAATTTGTAATTTCAAGGGAAATAACCTCTAACCAAACAACCTATCAGATTTCTATTGATTTTCCATAGTCCTTTAGTTCTCATCATATAAGTCGCTACTGCTGAATTCATCAGTACAAATCCACCTTCGGTGCATGTGTAATATTTTCCTGTGTACGATGCATAAGATGATTTGAGCAtggtttctttttattttttctctcaaCCTTTCGCTGGATTTTTATAGCTATGACAAATAATTATGATTTGTTCAATTGTGTTCGATGCTTACCTAAAACTTGTTTGAAGTTTATATCGGCCCCTGTTTAGAAACTTGCCTGACTTTAAGAGTCTTGCAAATGGTTTTATTTTTCAAGACTGCATGCAAGACTCATAATGTTTACTTCACCAATGCGAGTCTTGTAAACAAGACTCATTGCAATACTAGCAATGTTCAAGAGTTGACATGTGCCAGTGTGCCACTTCAGAAACAAGTTTTTTTTGTGGCATAGTACAAAAATAAGTCTGCATAACGTCACACCGTCTGTGTTATAAAGGCTTTCAATGAAAATGAACCGATTAATCCCACGTTGTTAAGATATTCAAACGACGTTTTGGTCTTCAAAAGATGTCGTCACCATGATCGCGatgcatttttgcactatgttccATGGTAATTGTTTGCAACTTTCATAGGGTGTGTGGGGGTGGGGTGGGGTGGGGGTTGGAGAAGTTTAATTGGTTTCAACAATTGTCATTTGGAGTTCTTGTAGGAAATGGGATTGGCTCCgggaatatatttagtttgtatTATCTTGCATATTAATAAAAAGCAGGGTCAGTTGATAATcttaattttaacaattttgttttagatTTAATTGGTTAAATGTTTTCATGCATATTATTGAACTCACAAGTGGCCTGGTGTGACAGATTGCAGCATTGGATGCACGCTTCCGACTTTCTGAATCGAAAGATCATGAAGTGAAAGTAGCGTTTCTTCAACTGGCAATTTCTTCTGGGTGTCAGGATTATTATGCTGAGGTGGAGAAAACATTGAAGGAGGTTGGCCGAATGAAGTATCTCCGTCCCCTTTACACCCATCTTGTGCAAGGTCCTGGAAAAGAAGAGGAGAAAATATTTGCGAAAAGGGTGTTTGCAGAAGCACAGGCTTGCTATCACCCGATAGCTCAGGGCGTGGTAGAAGCCATTCTGTCGAAACATGTGTAGCATCTCAAAGAGGGGACTCTTTGTAGCACTCTTTAACAACTAATAATCAGACTTCCCGATGTGAGGTATTGTTCTCAATGCTCGTCTCACAGTAGGGAAAAGAGAGTGGCCATAAATCATGTGACTTGCCTCACAAATGTACATTAAATTATCGAGATTACATGGATTTTGAACTGCTTATATAATTTCATTGAATAACAAATGTTTCGTATCAATAATCTATACCTTTCTGCGGTgagaaaatttaaaacaaataagtaaaatatataaaaaaatcacattATAGCCAACTTTTCAAACGATTTTTCAAGATAAGCAGTTTTTTTCCAGATCTGAGGTTTGgattgttcgctgttaataacagcaaaTAAATGTTGAGGGTTCAAAAAAAGACAAAggctttgttcgctgttactaacagcgaacagagCTAAAACCTGGTCAAATAGGGTCAAAGCtctgttcgctattagtaacaacgaataaaGCTTTGGCCTTGTTTGACCAGGTCTactttgtttgctgttactacAAAGACctggtaaaaaaaatcaaagtctGTTCGTTGTTGGTAACTGTGAACAAAGAACTTGACTTTTGTTTGACCAGTcctctttgttcgctgttactaacagcgaactaTCCAAACCTTAGGTGTGGGAAAAAACTGCTTATCttgaaaataagtttgaaaaGTTGGCTATaatgtgatttttttatatatttttgcttatttgtttcaaattttcttgtCGTGAATGTATTCTTCATGAGAAGAAAAACCGGTGTCGTAACCCAGATCCTTACGTTAGCTAATTTAAGAATGCATAATACCATTACCGATAATTATTTGGATTAGTTCATAGGATTGATccaaaacaatgaagaatttgCCTTTTGTATTCCTTTTTTCCTTGGcagtattatttttgtcaaactagATTCAACCTTAGTTTCTAAAAGATATCGTATTTGGGTTGGTTCAAGTTAACACGAGACATCACATTTCTCATTATTGGGTGTAGTTATTGGTAGAATTGTGCATAATTCCAAAGCTAGAGGACGTCTCTTGAGAATCATGGGTTAgcatgatattttttatttaaatgttgtcTTAAATTGAAATTGACTCATTTAACCTAACATTATCCCCGTGATAAATAATAAATGGAAactaaaacttaaacttgacTCATTCTTTAATCGAGTTAAACATGATTcctaattgaaattttgttaatcGACCTAGACAAGCATTTTGTTCGTAGCCATCTTTGACCCAAATCAACTTCAAATTAGAAGTCATATTCAATTGACTTGAAACTCAACTAAACTAAATTACAATAGATTCAAACCTGTATTAATGATCGAATGCACCTCTTGCTGCAACCGTAAGGGACCGGAAAAATGGTTTATCTTCCAATACAAATGCACcaatttttaagaaataaagaaGGAAATCACATGGGACCACATAATTTATAAGAGCATCAAATTCGCTTAGGTATAACTCGTGAAGAATTGTTTTCCCAGAGATTCACATCATGTCAAGTCCTTCAGCTTGAACTGCGAGAAAACCCAAAGTATGTAGGCTGTTAAATGCATCTTCTAACACTAACCATTACACCAACTTTGGACATCTGATCTAGCATTAATGCGAATTTGGAACAGTAAGAGCAGGTTAAGATTCAGCTACTTATGTTTACTAACAATTCAAGTCAACCAGCAGCTGGATTGCAGAATACAATTGCAATTCATGCATATGACAAATTCCTATCTAGATGTCGAGGGTGAGAACAAATAACCCTTGAGTTCGGTCTAAAGACTAGTTTAAACGGATGTGTGTTTAAGCCCTTCTAATGACCTCTAGATTCAAAGCAGTTACTTTCCACTGTGATAATGTTTAACGATGATGGATCTGCACAAGTAACAAACTTAGCTTGGAGGTGTCCAGGAAACCCACTTCGATGCTCAAGTCCGAGAGTGGACAAATAACAACGGTTGCTCCTAGTTCAAGGAACCTCCAACAAGTAAGCAATAACAATGGGGTTTAATGGTGGACATGAGGTCATATTATGGTGTCTCAAACCTATATGAACTAGAGGTCTTGGACTATATTAATGGACGCTAGAGAGAAACTATTCACCGCCATTTTCTGTAATTCCATGAGGAAATCCCGTCGTCATCCTCTTTATAAGAATTCATCCTAAGAGGTTGAGAGGAATACCTGGTGTGTTTGGCGGGTGGCCTTGAAGGCTTTAACTTCCCAGCCCAGTCCTTTATTCGTGCAAGGCATGTGCTTGTTTAGTTGACCGATGTTGAGACCAATTCCAAACGGTCTACTTAATGAAGGTTGGATCCAATCGGTATATGTTACTTAAAGCCCTTACTGTCTTACATAAGACATTTCCGAAAAAGATGACTCAATGGAATCCTTTCACTACCACTCTGATGATATTCTGCACAAGTCGAGAATGTACTATGCAGGTGTCTCTCAGCCCATATCTCCAGCATATCTTAACACACCAACAGACAAACTACTTTAGGTTGGTACACCAGGTACAGCAGAGTCGCAGCACAAAAATGTCAAGCTCTACATACCCATCTGCATCGAGTACAACAAACATTTGCTGCACTATTGAACACTGCATTTGGTATTTCTGCTATTTCAATCAACCTTACGTCAAGTGCAAAGTGCAAACCACAAAAGAAAACATTGCCTTTGGGCGTGCCAGTCTCTGATGGATTACCAGTACATTTTCGTTGTCTTAGCTCTATGTTTTTGCAAAGGAAGGCGTGGAGTTGATTGAACATAATGGATTTGGAGGAAATCAAGCCCACATCAGATACTCCTCAAATGTTAAAGTTAAGTGCAATTTTCGCTTATATAAGGCAAGCCATCCTTTCACAGTATTTTTGTTCACTGACAAGAACTACTTCCGACTGTGTAGTTCATGATAACTACATAATCAATGTACACTTCAAACAACAACAATGGGTTGTTCGGAGTCCAAGTCTTTGTTTGTTTAAAGGGAATGAAAATAGAGAATGAGAATAAAAAATGAGAAAGTCTCTAAGAT harbors:
- the LOC130801186 gene encoding leucine aminopeptidase; the protein is MAPIDPHSYTDSTHPFTTHISLSLYFDFPASEIYSSALLSLSSPHTGSLSLDTRSLSINSIVDPKTLTPIPFSLSSEIDPIKGALLTVTLSNQSEFLISFKTSPNSSALQWLSPPQTFNKKFPFVYTQCQAIHARSIFPCQDTPAARIKYSAKLNIPQSLSAVMSARHVERRVPVSGEAAMACDDSTWCAEDRVVEDFVMEQPIPPYLFAFAVGEISHREVGPRTRVYAESVPTVLDAAAREFAGAEDMIRQGEKLFGPYDWERFDLLVLPPSFPYGGMENPRMVFLTPTVIKGDATGAQVVAHELAHSWTGNLVTNKNNEHFWLNEGFTTYAERRIVEVVQGEDIAALNIGIGWKGLNDEMERFKDNMEFTKLKTNQEGVDPDDVYSQVPYEKGFQFLLRIERQIGRPAFDEFLKKYISTFKFQSIDTDTFLDFLKANVPGIEKEINLELWTEGTGIPPDAHEPVSSIYTKIVSLANEFKNGQMPKDEDVADWGGQEWELYLENLPKSIQAYQIAALDARFRLSESKDHEVKVAFLQLAISSGCQDYYAEVEKTLKEVGRMKYLRPLYTHLVQGPGKEEEKIFAKRVFAEAQACYHPIAQGVVEAILSKHV